CCATTACATACTGCATAATTAAAGGAAATATACGGGTGGCGTCGCCGCCTTGAAGTTCCCGCACTAGCGTGCCATGACGTTATACCATGGTGCGGAAGCCAACAAGTGAGCACTTTGTATATTGTCCAATAatgttttcaatcaatcaatatatttaACGGTGCATCTACGGTCACCTACGTAGTCGTTCTTGGCTAAAAATTGTGTTCTGTCCAACGAGATATGTGATAGCATAgcaagtttaagaaaatttcactAAATTCATGTGGCCAAAATGCGCAGAAAGACTTGTAATTGCGCGAGGTCCCACTAACGTTCATGGGCTGAAGTTTCCGTGCGATATTCAAGCACGAAAATACTACGTTCATTTGCCCTTATAACAATTAAACCATAATAGCGAAATTCACGACAATGGAGTTCTGAAAGATTATAACTTATCTGTCTAAACTGTTCTGATGTGTTACTTTATGGTGTCCCTTTGATACATATCCGCAATCCGATTTTATGGATAGCGCTGAACAGGACACCTGCTCACCCATGCGGCGTACTGCGGCAACTCGAAGTCTTCGGATGTTGCGAGCGCAGCGACAAGCCGTCCTTCGGCAGCGTCCAGCAGCACCGAGGGAGCCAGCGGTGACAGGGGCCGCTTCCCGGGTTGCGCGAAGTTGAGCGACACGCCGGCGTGGCCCAGGTAGCGTTCGGGAAGGCGCGACGTGAACGCGCTCAGCTCGTTGTTCAGTAACAGGCCAGTGGACGTCGAGGCCTCGTGAGAACCCATCCTGCGGACGTTTGCCGCCGTTTGGATCCACTTTGTGGCCCCGACAAAATGGCCGCGACTCCGGTAACTCTTAATTTCATTCCGCTTTCCATGAGCAATGTTCCTGCTGTATACATCGTAACCGCCCTAACGTCGTTTGAAGACGTATACCTCAGTAGAATGCTGGATCGAATTTACGCGTTTCAAACACGTAAATTCTCGACCAAGACCTAAAAAATTAGAGGATATGTATGCGATACGCTGCTAGGCTTAAGCCAAAGCCCCACTTACAGCGTGCCGAGGCTGCCGGAGAAAGCGATGGCATCGCCGTTAGGTGCCAAGAACACCGCGTTCGCTGCTGCGTGCTTGACCTCGAAATGCGTCGCCGTGctctttttcgaagagctgcaaGAACGGGCGCAAATGTATGACGGCCGTGCGCGCAACAAAATACGGGTGCGCTACGTCACCTATGGAATGGAAGTACGCGAGCACGCAACACTCGCATCAACCCAGGAAAAGCATTAGGACTTCTTTAGGAGTCGAAGTGGAGCAAGGATTCCAGGAGTTGGAAATTAGGAGTGGGGTAGAGTTCTTTCAGGAGTGGTTAAGATCCGATCTAGCGTAACTCTACGCAATGCTAGTCTAAAGAAATACGGCCGCTGAAGCGAGCAAAGAGGTCCTCGCGCTGTCTCTTTTCGCGGTTCAACGCGAAGTAAGCGGTGAAAGTACAGTGCGTACATATATCTATGAGCCATCTACTGATCTTGGTAGACACATAGCGCGAGCCCTTTTGACCAAGCATAAAGGAGTGCTGGTGAGGGGATGCGTCACCGACTCTTACCGGCACTCCTTTAGACTTTTTCTTGCGGCAGAACCGGCCGTGGCGTGCACGCTTCATCTCTGCTTGAACCGCGCCTGTCTGCAGCATTTGCACGCTTTGCTCGCACATAGACGTTAGGCGATGTTATCGATTTGGACTTTATGCGGAGCATGACGGTGACGGTGACGGCACAAATGCGCCTCGAGTGTCCATGTTAACTGTTATCGCAACAAAAGAGGCCCTCATATAGCTTCTGCATCTTCTACAAAAGCACCGAAGACCTGTAAATGAACTCGCGCAGTCATAATATGAAAGGTCGAATCGGCATGCAGTGACAAAATGAATGTGTTCAGCAGAAACTCGGACTGCTTTTATCACGCTCTTCCATGCAGAGAAGCATGCATGGAATGGCACGCTTCTTACGGACACTGGCTGAGCCAATTGGGAGAAGTGCAGACACATTCTCCAACTTCGTGAGAAATATGACTCTTTGCCGGCGTCCACTAGGGCTAGAGAAGACAGCGCCGTTCTCTCTTCTTCAAATAGTAAATATATTTTCTATTTGGTTTCATACATAGAGAAGACACGTTGCAGGCTTACCGTGACCTCGGCCTCCGAGTAGCGCGGTCGTAGTGGACGCCGCCATGGCGATTACCACTGCTGGCGTCGTGCTCGGGTTCTCTCGGTATGTCGCCGTAGTGCTCCAGCGACTCTCTCTCGGCGACGCCGCGAATGGTGTCTCGCACTAGCTGCATGTCGAACACGTAGAATATGACGTCCGAGAAGGTGGACGTGTCGCTAATGCGGCCACTGGTCTTGAGTGCTTGGCCTCGGGACACTAGATTGGCCACCGTCTGCATTTGTTTAGCGAAACCACATAGTTCTCAAACAACCGCTTCAGAGCACCATGCATGTAGATAGATACCATGCATATCTACCATGCATGCATGGTAGgtataggtaggtaggtaggtaggtaggtaggtaggtaggtaggtaggtaggtaggtaggtagccaggtaggtaggtaggcaggtaggtaggtaggtaggtaggtgaaTGCTGTGGCCTCTCTATTACAGGACTTGACAATATGGCGGACTTCAATACTTTCAATCCAGAATATCGAAGTTTTAGGGTCTTGGATGCCTCAAAACGCGTATACTCTTCATCACGggaccactttctttttttttattggcaccagtatgccctacggcatcagtcaaataaaaagaaaaaaagttatgttTCATGTATAAAGgccaggagttgtcgatgcagtggaccgtgcgtccagcgcgtcaagtcaggtggtcggccggggtggtggtgaagTTCCGTAGTGATGATTTTGCACCACTGGTATTGACTGTCAGCGCCAACACAGTGATGAAAAATGATcaccacgtgatgacgtcaccatactGTCATGACGTCAAAGCAGAGGTGTTAGCGCAAagatcgaggtaacacaagcaagtcgTTCTCGTTTTAATAGAGCGCGCCAGCGAGTTCTCTTTTGTCCTTTCTATtgtccttcatggcacatgcataTGTAAATGTACTGTTTTTCTTGCTTTCTCGCCGAAGTTAAGCACGTGGCAATATGATATCATCTTGACGTCACAGATGGCCAAAATGTATAACGTCACTATGAAGTCACGTGATGACTTTTTCATAGGACAACGTAGCTTGATTAAAGTTGGGCCGATCACTGAGGCACTGCAAAACTTGCTGAGATGCAGAAATCTTGGAATGCTTTGCCTCTGAGGCAGTGCAAAATCAAGTTAAGGCAGAAAGCTTCTGGAGGGGGGCCGGGAGGATATATCCAGTGACTGatatgtaaaacaaaaaaatggcttCACCTTCGAGTCATCTATAGCGAATGCAAAATGGACCCTGGGAGATTCGTTTCAGCGCACACGTACGTCATCGACGTTCTCGACAGCGTCGTCGCCGAGGTCTTCCCGGAATGGATGCGCGAACT
The sequence above is drawn from the Rhipicephalus microplus isolate Deutch F79 chromosome 3, USDA_Rmic, whole genome shotgun sequence genome and encodes:
- the LOC142803693 gene encoding uncharacterized protein LOC142803693 gives rise to the protein MGSHEASTSTGLLLNNELSAFTSRLPERYLGHAGVSLNFAQPGKRPLSPLAPSVLLDAAEGRLVAALATSEDFELPQYAAWVSRCPVQRYP